From the genome of Nitrospira lenta, one region includes:
- a CDS encoding PBP1A family penicillin-binding protein, producing the protein MAGRWMKWVVGGALGLTGAALLGLVGYGAILSASLSLPKSDEHPPLLIFGAPHLLKPGEAVIETGVFDRLHRLGYRAVSNVQAPGDYLASPTVIDLYLHAQEESHQPSRRVQVELKDGVITNVLSVREREALPFVTLEAPLLSGMRGGSRQVREWVPYGQIPPLVIKTVLAVEDRRFFSHYGVDPVAIGRALWANVTRGGVVQGGSTITQQLAKNLFYSPQRTMGRKLREVVAAVVMEWKYRKEEILESYLNEIYLGQAGSVSIYGVGEAAHRYFGKSLDALSVEEVALIGGMIKGPNTYSPTKNLEHATHRRNVVLRRLRDEGVLTEGAWKEAVNRPVQVSLPEDVVADAPYFVDYLLRQVEAGTGMGIPEGARIYSTLDPYMQQLATDSLRKGLEKLERQYPALREGETPLQGAVVVLDTHTGHLRAMVGGREYRTSQFNRASQAHRQAGSLFKPFVYLAAFEAARAEGSTGLTPATMLADEPVSFESGTSSWSPQNYDRQFHGQVTVRAALEQSLNVPAVRTAHRLGIGSINRLLRGFGLQGALPDNLSTALGSASVSLLEITAAYGGLANAGVVVKPVALTNLVRDSGETVWSPMVDRHQAVSAQGAYLATSLLKGVLDRGTGSKARAWGLRGPVAGKTGTTDGYRDAWFVGYTPELVIGVWVGFDDERAIRLAGSQAALPIWVDVARRLIPADSPDFSMPSGIVSRTIDPRTGQLATAQCPERVAEVFLEGTEPSVYCEVHGGGLWERVKHTLGFS; encoded by the coding sequence GCTGGACGTTGGATGAAATGGGTTGTGGGTGGAGCGCTTGGGTTGACGGGTGCCGCCTTGCTCGGACTGGTCGGGTACGGCGCGATACTGTCGGCCAGTCTGTCGCTCCCCAAGAGCGATGAGCATCCGCCCTTGCTGATCTTTGGCGCGCCGCACCTGTTGAAGCCCGGGGAAGCGGTGATCGAGACCGGAGTGTTCGACCGGCTGCATCGGCTGGGCTATCGCGCCGTCTCGAATGTGCAGGCGCCCGGCGACTATCTGGCGTCGCCGACTGTCATCGATCTGTATCTGCATGCGCAGGAAGAGAGCCACCAGCCGTCTCGCCGTGTGCAGGTGGAATTGAAGGATGGCGTGATCACGAATGTGCTGTCGGTGCGGGAGCGGGAGGCCCTGCCATTTGTGACCTTGGAGGCGCCCTTGCTGAGCGGGATGCGTGGCGGGTCGCGGCAGGTGCGTGAGTGGGTACCCTACGGCCAGATTCCTCCGTTGGTCATCAAGACGGTTTTGGCGGTGGAAGATCGGCGGTTCTTTTCCCACTATGGGGTCGATCCCGTTGCGATCGGCCGGGCGCTGTGGGCGAATGTGACGCGCGGCGGGGTGGTGCAGGGCGGGAGCACCATTACCCAGCAGCTCGCCAAGAATCTGTTTTATTCGCCGCAACGGACCATGGGACGCAAGCTGCGCGAGGTGGTGGCGGCGGTTGTCATGGAATGGAAGTATCGCAAGGAAGAGATCCTCGAGAGCTATCTCAATGAGATCTATCTTGGGCAAGCCGGCTCGGTGTCGATCTACGGGGTCGGCGAAGCGGCGCACCGCTATTTCGGGAAATCCCTGGATGCCCTCTCGGTTGAGGAGGTAGCGCTGATCGGCGGAATGATTAAAGGCCCGAACACCTACTCTCCGACAAAAAATCTGGAACATGCGACCCACCGCCGGAATGTGGTGCTCCGCCGATTGCGCGATGAGGGGGTGCTGACCGAAGGTGCGTGGAAGGAGGCGGTGAATAGGCCGGTACAAGTGTCGTTGCCGGAAGATGTTGTGGCGGATGCCCCGTATTTTGTCGACTATCTGCTGCGGCAGGTCGAAGCGGGAACCGGGATGGGCATTCCGGAAGGCGCCCGGATCTATTCGACGCTCGATCCGTATATGCAACAGCTGGCGACGGATTCGTTGCGCAAAGGGCTGGAGAAACTGGAACGGCAGTATCCGGCGTTGCGCGAGGGGGAGACGCCGCTGCAGGGCGCCGTGGTCGTGCTCGACACGCACACGGGTCATCTGCGCGCGATGGTCGGGGGGCGTGAGTATCGCACGAGTCAATTCAATCGGGCGTCGCAGGCGCACCGGCAGGCAGGGTCGCTGTTTAAGCCCTTTGTGTATCTCGCGGCGTTTGAGGCGGCTCGCGCTGAGGGAAGTACGGGGCTCACCCCGGCGACGATGTTGGCGGACGAGCCCGTGAGTTTCGAGTCCGGGACCAGCTCCTGGTCGCCGCAGAACTACGATCGCCAGTTTCATGGACAAGTCACGGTGCGGGCGGCGCTCGAACAGTCTCTGAATGTGCCGGCGGTCCGCACGGCGCATCGGCTGGGGATCGGATCGATCAACCGGCTTTTGCGGGGATTCGGCCTTCAGGGGGCGTTGCCCGACAATCTCTCGACCGCGCTCGGGAGCGCCTCAGTTTCGCTGCTCGAAATTACGGCGGCCTATGGCGGCTTGGCGAATGCCGGTGTGGTGGTGAAGCCCGTGGCCCTCACCAATCTGGTCCGTGATTCCGGAGAGACGGTCTGGAGCCCGATGGTGGACCGGCATCAGGCGGTGTCGGCGCAAGGCGCGTATCTGGCGACGTCTCTCTTGAAGGGCGTGCTGGATCGGGGAACCGGATCGAAAGCAAGAGCCTGGGGTCTGCGCGGTCCGGTTGCCGGGAAGACCGGTACGACGGACGGATATCGCGATGCCTGGTTCGTCGGCTACACCCCGGAATTAGTGATCGGTGTCTGGGTTGGATTCGACGACGAACGGGCGATTCGTTTGGCCGGGTCACAGGCCGCCTTGCCGATCTGGGTGGACGTGGCACGACGACTCATTCCTGCCGACTCTCCAGATTTTTCCATGCCCAGCGGGATCGTCTCGCGGACAATTGATCCGCGCACAGGCCAGTTGGCGACAGCGCAGTGCCCTGAGCGGGTGGCGGAGGTGTTTCTGGAAGGGACGGAACCGAGTGTGTATTGCGAGGTGCATGGCGGGGGACTATGGGAACGTGTGAAGCACACGCTCGGATTTTCATAG